In one Rutidosis leptorrhynchoides isolate AG116_Rl617_1_P2 chromosome 8, CSIRO_AGI_Rlap_v1, whole genome shotgun sequence genomic region, the following are encoded:
- the LOC139864704 gene encoding probable glucan endo-1,3-beta-glucosidase A6 codes for MTIRFYDMEKHTLTKMTIMSLSFFFLLASSRAISSKMGVNFGRLGNNLPSPKRSVELLQIMKAGRVKLYDANDEILKLLSTTKIEVTIMVANDEITQMAKNQEVADKWVHDHILNHYPQTMIRYVLVGNEVLSYTSTDQDMQTMKDLVPAMTRLRASLKTLGINNIKVGTPLAMDILESSFPPSSGTFKTEILPEIVPLLNFLSGTKSLFFLDVYPYFSWADNPTGINLDYALFEGNQTYTDPGSGLTYTNLLDQMLDSVFFAMAKLGHNEVMMAIAETGWPHEGDKTQHGSSKENAATYNRNLIKKMTMVPPKGTPAQPGVVIPTFIFSLYDENEKSGPGFERHWGLLNPNGSRCYEVDLSGKAYKTSY; via the exons ATGACCATTAGATTTTATGACATGGAAAAACACACACTTACTAAAATGACTATTATGTCCCTATCTTTCTTCTTTCTCCTTGCTAGCTCAA GGGCGATATCAAGCAAAATGGGAGTAAACTTTGGCCGGTTAGGAAACAACCTTCCATCGCCAAAGCGCTCGGTTGAACTCCTCCAAATCATGAAAGCGGGTCGGGTCAAACTCTATGATGCTAACGACGAAATACTCAAATTACTATCAACAACAAAAATCGAGGTCACAATCATGGTTGCTAATGATGAAATCACGCAAATGGCTAAAAATCAAGAAGTTGCAGATAAGTGGGTACATGATCACATACTAAACCATTATCCCCAAACCATGATTCGATACGTGCTTGTTGGGAACGAGGTTTTGAGTTACACGAGCACCGATCAAGATATGCAAACAATGAAAGATCTTGTACCTGCCATGACCCGACTTCGAGCCTCACTTAAAACTTTAGGAATCAACAACATTAAAGTTGGTACTCCTCTGGCTATGGACATTCTAGAATCTTCATTCCCGCCTTCAAGCGGGACGTTTAAGACCGAGATTCTTCCCGAGATCGTACCGTTACTGAACTTTTTAAGCGGGACGAAATCGCTTTTCTTTCTCGACGTTTACCCGTATTTTTCCTGGGCCGATAACCCAACAGGTATAAACCTAGATTATGCTCTATTTGAAGGGAATCAAACGTACACCGACCCAGGTAGCGGGCTAACCTACACCAACCTACTTGACCAAATGCTTGACTCGGTGTTCTTTGCTATGGCTAAATTGGGACACAATGAGGTAATGATGGCGATAGCAGAAACGGGCTGGCCACATGAAGGTGACAAGACTCAGCACGGTTCAAGTAAAGAAAATGCAGCTACGTATAACCGTAATCTTATTAAAAAGATGACCATGGTTCCACCTAAGGGTACACCGGCTCAACCAGGGGTTGTTATTCCAACTTTTATATTTTCGTTGTATGACGAAAATGAAAAAAGTGGGCCAGGATTCGAAAGACACTGGGGATTGTTAAATCCTAATGGAAGCCGATGTTATGAGGTGGACCTGAGTGGGAAAGCATACAAGACCTCATATTAA
- the LOC139863013 gene encoding protein RALF-like 32: MSDATATPPSNGSLEDLLNEVLESEITRRFLQDKKYISEGALKRDQPACDGGGKGEAYTKSGSCTPPSSNPYNRGCTKYYRCER, translated from the coding sequence ATGTCGGATGCAACTGCAACACCGCCATCAAACGGGTCGTTAGAAGATTTATTGAACGAAGTGTTAGAATCAGAGATTACAAGAAGGTTTTTGCAGGATAAAAAGTATATATCAGAGGGGGCATTAAAGAGAGATCAGCCTGCGTGTGATGGTGGTGGTAAAGGTGAAGCTTATACGAAATCTGGTAGTTGTACACCTCCTTCATCTAATCCGTACAATAGAGGTTGTACAAAGTACTATCGGTGTGAACGTTGA